A region of Corvus cornix cornix isolate S_Up_H32 chromosome 3, ASM73873v5, whole genome shotgun sequence DNA encodes the following proteins:
- the LOC104689530 gene encoding p53 apoptosis effector related to PMP-22-like — MVKYGLDYTRCRWILPLLLGIGVIFGIIALAGRGWLESQTLPYVQQASLWQNCRRPAQGGEWSCESLMGYAWGRAAAATYLVGFLLLVICFALAIIAFAIDTLRFNFIRGIGGLLFVAAVFSVMGLVIYPVKFSSEIEMTGINMFSWAYGFGWTTAIMEICLGFFFCCLPNYEDQILGNVKPTYFYSSP; from the exons ATGGTGAAGTACGGCCTTGACTACACGCGCTGCAGATGgatccttcccctgctcctgggcaTAGGAGTCATCTTCGGTATCATTGCACTGGcgggcaggggctggctggaGTCGCAGACCTTGCCCTATGTGCAGCAAGCGTCGCTGTGGCAGAACTGCAGGAGGCCTGCCCAGGGTGGGGAATGGAGCTGCGAGTCCCTCATGGGCTACG CttggggaagagctgctgctgccacctaCCTGGTTGGCTTTCTACTTCTAGTCATCTGTTTTGCACTGGCCATCATAGCATTTGCCATTGACACACTTCGGTTCAACTTCATTCGTGGGATCGGAGGCCTGCTCTTTGTGGCTG CTGTGTTCTCCGTCATGGGCCTGGTCATTTACCCAGTAAAGTTCTCATCTGAAATTGAAATGACAGGAATCAATATGTTCAGCTGGGCCTACGGCTTTGGCTGGACCACTGCCATTATGGAAATATGCTTGGGATTCttcttctgctgccttcctaACTATGAAGATCAGATCTTGGGTAATGTCAAACCCACATATTTTTACTCTTCCCCATAA